A region from the Enterobacter roggenkampii genome encodes:
- a CDS encoding response regulator transcription factor, translating to MEHIVYVVDDDDAVRQSVIGLLESAGLNAIGFSSAEAFLQYRFEDLPSCVILDMQMPAISGFEVADALKESGREIPIIFLTGHGTIPMSVRAIKGGAYEFLTKPVESNALIDAIESALQLAENNAVRNKEHYALKQRHMSLTPREHEVLTLAISGMLNKQIAAELGVSEITVKVHRRRVMEKMQVRSVAELVRAVERLTKSQPAE from the coding sequence ATGGAACACATTGTGTATGTGGTAGATGACGATGACGCCGTCAGACAGTCCGTGATCGGGCTGCTGGAATCGGCAGGCCTGAACGCCATCGGCTTTTCATCGGCAGAAGCGTTTCTGCAATATCGCTTTGAGGATCTGCCGTCGTGCGTGATCCTCGATATGCAAATGCCCGCCATTTCGGGTTTTGAGGTAGCAGACGCCCTCAAGGAAAGCGGGCGCGAAATCCCGATTATTTTCCTCACCGGCCACGGCACCATCCCGATGTCGGTGCGCGCCATCAAAGGCGGCGCGTACGAATTCCTCACCAAGCCCGTCGAATCTAACGCGCTGATCGACGCCATCGAATCCGCACTGCAGCTGGCGGAAAACAACGCCGTGCGCAATAAAGAGCACTACGCCCTGAAGCAGCGCCACATGTCCCTCACGCCGCGCGAGCACGAAGTGCTGACGCTGGCGATAAGCGGCATGCTGAACAAGCAAATTGCCGCCGAGCTGGGCGTCAGCGAGATCACGGTGAAGGTGCACCGCCGCCGCGTGATGGAAAAAATGCAGGTGCGCTCCGTGGCCGAGCTGGTCAGGGCCGTTGAGCGCCTGACCAAAAGCCAGCCCGCGGAGTAA
- a CDS encoding VOC family protein — MHIAHVALWTRSLNAQVQFWETVFNGRSNERYVSKNRPGFESHFITLDDGPTIELMTLPELPDAPLHPEFIGWAHIAINVGSKAKVDSMAERAQANGTLLSAPRLTGDGFYEAVIADPDGNRIELVGA; from the coding sequence ATGCATATTGCCCATGTTGCACTCTGGACCCGCAGCCTGAACGCCCAGGTTCAGTTCTGGGAAACGGTTTTTAATGGCCGCAGTAACGAACGCTACGTCAGTAAAAATCGTCCGGGGTTTGAATCACACTTTATTACGCTGGATGACGGTCCGACCATCGAGCTCATGACGCTGCCGGAGCTGCCCGACGCCCCGCTGCACCCGGAGTTTATCGGCTGGGCGCATATCGCCATCAACGTCGGCAGCAAGGCAAAAGTGGACAGCATGGCCGAGCGAGCCCAGGCCAACGGCACGCTGCTCAGCGCTCCGCGCCTGACCGGAGACGGCTTTTATGAGGCGGTGATCGCGGACCCGGACGGCAACCGCATTGAGCTTGTCGGTGCATAA
- a CDS encoding cupin domain-containing protein, translating to MAYQLNLNWPEFLEKYWQKQPVVLKNAFPNFVDPITPDELAGLAMEPEVDSRLVSHFNGKWQASNGPFEHFDDLGETGWSLLAQAVNHWHMPAAELVRPFRVLPDWRLDDLMISFSVPGGGVGPHIDQYDVFIIQGMGSRRWRVGDKLPMRQFCPHPALLHVDPFEPIIDEDLAPGDILYIPPGFPHDGFTHETALNYSVGFRGPNGRDLISSFADYALENDLGGEHYSDPDLTCREHPGRVEQYELDRIRQMMIDMIGKPDDFTKWFGSFVSTPRHELDIAAAEPPYAPEEVLDALQGGETLSRLSGLRVLNINGSFFINSEQLETVDAKAADALCRYTELGQAELGDALKNPAFVEELTGLINQGYWYFDE from the coding sequence ATGGCGTATCAACTGAACCTGAACTGGCCGGAATTTCTTGAGAAATACTGGCAAAAACAACCCGTTGTGCTGAAAAATGCCTTTCCGAATTTTGTCGATCCGATTACCCCGGACGAGCTGGCAGGGCTGGCGATGGAGCCGGAGGTCGATAGCCGTCTGGTGAGCCATTTCAACGGTAAATGGCAGGCCAGCAATGGCCCGTTTGAGCACTTCGACGATCTGGGCGAAACCGGCTGGTCGCTGCTGGCGCAGGCGGTGAACCACTGGCATATGCCCGCCGCGGAGCTGGTGCGTCCGTTCCGCGTTCTGCCGGACTGGCGTCTGGACGATCTGATGATCTCCTTCTCCGTGCCGGGCGGCGGCGTGGGTCCGCATATCGATCAGTACGACGTGTTTATCATTCAGGGGATGGGCAGCCGCCGCTGGCGCGTGGGCGACAAGCTGCCGATGCGTCAGTTCTGCCCGCATCCGGCGCTGCTGCATGTGGATCCGTTCGAGCCGATTATTGACGAAGATCTGGCCCCGGGCGATATCCTCTACATCCCGCCAGGATTCCCGCACGACGGATTTACCCATGAAACGGCGCTCAACTACTCCGTCGGCTTCCGCGGGCCGAACGGCCGCGATCTGATCAGCAGCTTCGCCGATTATGCGCTGGAAAACGATCTGGGCGGCGAGCACTACAGCGATCCGGATCTGACCTGCCGCGAACACCCGGGCCGCGTGGAGCAGTACGAGCTGGATCGCATTCGTCAGATGATGATCGACATGATCGGCAAGCCTGATGATTTCACAAAATGGTTCGGCAGCTTTGTCTCCACGCCGCGTCACGAGCTGGATATTGCCGCCGCCGAGCCGCCGTACGCGCCGGAAGAGGTGCTGGACGCGCTGCAGGGCGGCGAAACGCTGTCTCGCCTGAGCGGCCTGCGCGTGCTGAACATCAACGGCAGCTTCTTCATCAACAGCGAACAGCTGGAGACGGTAGACGCGAAGGCGGCGGATGCGCTGTGCCGCTACACCGAACTCGGTCAGGCCGAGCTGGGCGATGCGCTGAAAAACCCGGCGTTTGTCGAGGAGCTCACCGGGCTGATTAACCAGGGATACTGGTACTTCGACGAGTAG
- a CDS encoding PLP-dependent aminotransferase family protein: protein MTRYQHLANLLAERIEQGLYRSGERLPSVRALSQEHGVSISTIQQAYQILENLQLITPQPRSGYFVSPRKAQPPVPAMTRPVQRPVDVTQWDEVMMLLDARADKEMISFGGGSPDINQPSLKPLWREMSRIAQHNPSEMLSYDVLDGRLELREQIARLMLDGGSTVSASDIVITNGCHGALSIALLSVCKPGDIVAVESPSFHGTMQMLRGFDIKAIEIPTDSETGISIEALELAMEQWPIKAVILVPNCNNPLGFIMPEARKKQVLALAQRHDIVIVEDDIYGELAAEYPRPRTIHSMDIDGRVILCSSFTKTVAPGLRVGWIVPGRYYDRVMHMKYAAGGFNVPGTQMAVAAFIRDGHYHRHVRRMRQIYQQNMETYTCWVRQYFPAEICVTRPQGSFLLWVELPENVDMVCVSKQLCRLKIQAAAGSLFSASGKYRNCLRINVALPPTEKHREALKKMGEAIVIAMEE from the coding sequence ATGACGCGCTATCAACATCTCGCCAACCTTCTGGCAGAACGCATTGAACAAGGGCTGTATCGCAGCGGCGAACGTCTGCCGTCAGTGCGCGCGCTGAGCCAGGAGCACGGCGTGAGCATCAGCACCATACAGCAGGCCTACCAGATCCTCGAAAACCTCCAGCTGATCACGCCTCAGCCGCGCTCCGGCTATTTTGTCTCGCCGCGCAAGGCCCAGCCGCCCGTCCCGGCAATGACGCGCCCGGTGCAGCGCCCGGTGGACGTTACCCAGTGGGATGAGGTGATGATGCTGCTGGACGCCCGCGCCGACAAAGAGATGATCTCCTTTGGCGGCGGTTCGCCGGACATTAACCAGCCGAGCCTGAAGCCCCTGTGGCGCGAGATGAGCCGCATCGCGCAGCATAACCCCAGCGAGATGCTGAGCTATGACGTGCTTGACGGGCGCCTGGAGCTGCGCGAGCAGATCGCCCGCCTGATGCTGGACGGCGGCTCCACCGTCTCGGCAAGCGACATTGTGATCACCAACGGCTGCCACGGCGCGCTGTCGATCGCCCTGCTGTCGGTGTGCAAACCGGGGGATATCGTGGCGGTGGAATCACCGTCGTTTCACGGCACGATGCAGATGCTGCGCGGGTTTGACATCAAGGCGATTGAAATTCCCACCGACTCTGAAACCGGGATCAGCATCGAAGCGCTAGAGCTGGCAATGGAGCAGTGGCCGATCAAGGCGGTGATCCTGGTGCCCAACTGCAATAACCCGCTCGGGTTTATCATGCCGGAGGCGCGGAAAAAGCAGGTGCTGGCCCTCGCCCAGCGGCACGATATCGTGATTGTCGAGGATGATATTTACGGCGAGCTGGCGGCGGAGTACCCGCGCCCGCGCACCATTCATTCCATGGATATCGACGGCCGCGTGATCCTCTGCAGCTCGTTTACTAAAACCGTGGCGCCGGGCCTGCGCGTCGGCTGGATTGTGCCGGGACGCTACTACGACCGGGTGATGCACATGAAATACGCCGCGGGCGGGTTTAACGTGCCGGGCACGCAGATGGCGGTGGCGGCGTTTATTCGCGACGGCCATTACCATCGCCACGTGCGCCGTATGCGCCAGATTTATCAGCAGAATATGGAAACCTACACCTGCTGGGTGCGGCAGTATTTTCCGGCAGAGATTTGCGTCACGCGCCCGCAGGGCAGCTTCCTGCTGTGGGTGGAGCTGCCGGAAAATGTGGATATGGTGTGCGTCAGCAAGCAGCTGTGCCGGCTGAAAATCCAGGCCGCGGCCGGGTCGCTGTTTTCCGCCTCCGGGAAGTACCGCAACTGCCTGCGGATCAACGTGGCGCTGCCGCCAACGGAGAAACATCGCGAGGCGTTGAAGAAGATGGGTGAAGCGATTGTGATTGCGATGGAGGAGTAG
- a CDS encoding DUF1127 domain-containing protein, with protein MEFYENRSKRPFVVFVWIAKTLRNWYRINRTRRILSQMSDEQLKDVGLSRHDV; from the coding sequence ATGGAATTCTACGAGAATCGTTCAAAACGTCCGTTTGTTGTGTTTGTCTGGATCGCGAAAACGCTGCGTAACTGGTATCGCATCAACCGCACCCGCCGCATCCTGAGCCAGATGAGCGACGAGCAGCTCAAGGACGTCGGGTTATCGCGGCATGATGTATGA
- a CDS encoding PLP-dependent aminotransferase family protein, which produces MKPGYHEIYSRYRDNITRGVLKPGDRVPAIRMLAEELKVARKTVETAYAILTGEGYLVSQGARGTRVNPDLLLPDKHAPAEQPTGTLPASLISQRERAGFLRPGIPALDSFPYKKWLLLAGQATRAMRQEEMLNPPVLGWYPLRQAIASYLNISRGLSCTAEQVLITSGYSGSLRLILDTLASRSDKVVFEDPGYFMGQQLLKRIVPRLHTVPVDRCGIDTDYLLRHHRDARFAIVTPSHQSPLAVTLSLPRKQQLLDWASQNEAWIIEDDYDGEFHYTRKVLPSLKSLDQHDRVIFMGSFSKTIMPSLRMGYVVMPASTVGAFTDCADITTSGQPVLTQKILTAFLNEGHFFRHLKKMRALYQTRRDWMIAALQEVYGDLFFTEQNDGGMHIVAFLTKGSRDREIARCWQEQQLQVNALSEWYRGSGKRYGLVMGYNNVRSYQEALDLLERPKRQTFALLR; this is translated from the coding sequence ATGAAGCCGGGCTATCACGAGATTTATTCCCGCTACCGCGACAACATCACGCGCGGCGTGCTGAAGCCGGGCGACAGGGTGCCTGCTATCCGCATGCTGGCGGAAGAGCTGAAGGTGGCGCGTAAAACCGTCGAAACGGCGTATGCCATTCTGACGGGTGAAGGGTATCTGGTGAGCCAGGGGGCGCGCGGCACGCGGGTTAACCCGGACCTCCTGCTGCCGGACAAGCATGCCCCGGCGGAGCAGCCCACCGGTACGCTTCCGGCCTCGCTCATCAGCCAGCGCGAGCGGGCGGGGTTTCTGCGCCCCGGCATCCCCGCCCTCGACAGCTTCCCGTATAAAAAGTGGCTGCTGCTGGCGGGCCAGGCGACGCGGGCCATGCGTCAGGAGGAGATGCTCAACCCGCCGGTGCTGGGCTGGTATCCGCTGCGGCAGGCCATCGCCAGCTACCTCAACATCTCGCGCGGCTTGTCCTGCACCGCTGAACAGGTGTTGATCACCAGCGGCTACAGCGGCAGCCTGCGGCTGATCCTCGATACCCTCGCCAGCCGCAGCGACAAGGTGGTGTTTGAGGATCCGGGTTATTTTATGGGCCAGCAGCTGCTGAAGCGGATCGTGCCGCGCCTGCACACCGTGCCGGTCGATCGCTGCGGCATCGACACGGACTACCTGCTCCGCCACCATCGCGACGCCCGTTTTGCCATCGTCACCCCGTCGCACCAGAGTCCGCTGGCGGTCACGCTCTCGCTGCCGCGTAAACAGCAGCTGCTCGACTGGGCCAGCCAGAACGAGGCGTGGATTATCGAAGACGATTACGACGGAGAGTTTCACTACACGCGCAAGGTGCTGCCGTCGCTGAAAAGCCTCGACCAGCACGACCGGGTGATTTTTATGGGCTCCTTCAGTAAAACCATTATGCCGTCGCTGCGCATGGGCTACGTGGTGATGCCCGCCAGCACCGTCGGGGCCTTTACCGACTGCGCGGACATCACCACCAGCGGCCAGCCGGTGCTGACGCAAAAGATCCTCACCGCGTTTCTCAACGAAGGGCATTTTTTCCGTCATCTGAAAAAGATGCGCGCGCTGTATCAGACCCGCCGCGACTGGATGATTGCCGCCCTGCAGGAGGTATATGGCGATCTGTTTTTCACCGAGCAAAACGACGGCGGGATGCATATCGTGGCGTTCCTGACCAAAGGAAGCCGTGACCGGGAAATCGCGCGCTGCTGGCAGGAACAGCAGCTGCAGGTCAATGCGCTCTCGGAGTGGTATCGCGGGTCGGGCAAACGCTACGGGCTGGTGATGGGCTATAACAACGTGCGGTCGTATCAGGAGGCGCTGGATTTACTGGAAAGGCCGAAGCGGCAGACGTTTGCGCTGTTGCGCTAA
- a CDS encoding carboxymuconolactone decarboxylase family protein translates to MSTRVNHHKATPALANALSALSMEVAKTSIDPALKHLIDIRVSQLNGCTFCLDMHSKEAKIAGERELRLYHLAAWRESPLFSAREKAALAFTEALTQIGVHGVSDALYRSVAEHFSDVEISELNFAIVAINAWNRLGITSRMAPGSLDAAYGLNKANLE, encoded by the coding sequence ATGAGCACTCGCGTTAACCACCATAAAGCTACACCTGCCCTCGCCAACGCGCTGTCTGCCCTGAGCATGGAGGTGGCAAAAACCTCCATCGACCCGGCGCTGAAGCACCTGATCGACATTCGCGTGTCGCAGCTGAACGGCTGTACGTTCTGTCTGGATATGCACTCTAAAGAGGCCAAAATCGCCGGGGAACGAGAGCTGCGCCTGTACCATCTGGCGGCCTGGCGCGAGTCCCCGCTGTTTAGCGCCCGCGAAAAAGCGGCGCTGGCCTTCACCGAAGCGCTAACCCAGATTGGCGTTCACGGCGTGAGCGATGCGCTCTACCGCAGCGTGGCGGAGCACTTCTCCGACGTGGAGATTTCAGAGCTGAACTTCGCCATCGTGGCGATCAACGCCTGGAACCGTCTGGGGATCACCTCCCGCATGGCGCCCGGCTCGCTGGACGCGGCGTACGGGCTGAATAAGGCTAACCTGGAATAA
- a CDS encoding LysR family transcriptional regulator, translating to MHRSGLTELEVVMAVVRRGSFRGAAQELGMSATAVSNAIAGLESRLETRLFNRTTRSVALTDAGQRYVARIGPALQEIRLAGEAIHSDTGEPAGTLRLNVPNHIGTLFLDQLLIDFMIRYPKMRVETVSEARMIDIVAEGYDAGIRLEESVPQDMIAVPLTGEIRQLVTATPDYFARHGIPETPDDLLSHQGIGMRMAHGGIYRWELARRGETYALAVPPRFATSDLFASIRAVKAGLGVGFLPELYIQDELKSGELVSVLNDWTQPFAGLRLYYPGHRHVPPGLRALVAMIRERGIIPG from the coding sequence ATGCATCGTTCAGGTCTGACAGAGCTGGAAGTGGTGATGGCGGTGGTACGACGCGGCAGTTTTCGCGGTGCCGCCCAGGAGCTGGGGATGTCCGCCACGGCGGTGAGTAACGCCATCGCCGGGCTGGAGAGCCGCCTCGAGACGCGTCTTTTTAACCGCACCACCCGCAGCGTGGCGCTCACCGACGCCGGGCAGCGCTACGTGGCGCGTATCGGCCCGGCGCTGCAGGAGATCCGTCTCGCCGGGGAGGCGATCCACAGCGACACCGGGGAACCCGCCGGCACGCTGCGCCTCAACGTGCCGAACCATATCGGCACGCTGTTTCTGGACCAGCTGCTGATCGACTTCATGATCCGCTACCCGAAAATGCGCGTGGAAACGGTGAGCGAAGCAAGGATGATCGACATCGTCGCAGAAGGCTATGACGCGGGGATCCGCCTCGAAGAGTCCGTTCCGCAGGACATGATCGCCGTGCCGCTGACCGGTGAGATCCGCCAGCTCGTCACCGCCACGCCGGACTATTTCGCCCGTCACGGCATACCCGAGACGCCGGACGATCTGCTTTCACATCAGGGGATCGGCATGCGTATGGCCCACGGCGGGATCTACCGCTGGGAGCTGGCACGTCGGGGTGAAACGTACGCGCTTGCCGTGCCGCCGCGCTTTGCGACGTCCGATCTTTTTGCCTCGATCCGCGCCGTAAAAGCGGGGTTAGGGGTGGGATTTTTACCGGAACTCTATATTCAGGACGAGCTGAAAAGCGGGGAGCTGGTGAGCGTCCTAAACGACTGGACGCAGCCGTTTGCCGGGCTGCGCCTGTACTACCCGGGCCATCGCCACGTCCCGCCGGGACTGCGGGCGCTGGTGGCGATGATCCGCGAGCGCGGGATTATTCCAGGTTAG
- a CDS encoding aldehyde dehydrogenase family protein: protein MHTIEQIFINGEFVTPHGTEWFDLYNPATAQVMGQVRLADEVDAERAIAAAKAAFPAWSRTTKQERIAALKRMHAAVAARHDALLDAIVEEYGAPASRSAWMASYPAEVIAQAIEALEAFEFVTPAGAATVQMTPLGVAGLITPWNSDAGFICGKLAAALAAGCTAVIKPSEISALQTQIVTEALRDAALPPGVFNIVTGSGETVGETLSRHPDVAKISFTGSTNTGKAILRNAAESFKRVTLELGGKSPTILLDDVDIAQAIPLVIQAGFMNSGQACVAGTRILVPHSRKAEIETALAQAVAAVKSGDPRNSATDVGPMVSEKQWLRVQGYIRKGIEEGARLLAGGEGRPEGTRDGWFVRPTLFADVNNRMTIARDEIFGPVLCVIPYRDEAEAIAIANDTEYGLSAMVLGCDVARARRVAQQIVSGRVLVNTLAHEPKAPFGGFKHSGVGREMGEWGIRAFMEPRSMVG from the coding sequence ATGCACACCATCGAACAGATCTTTATTAACGGCGAATTTGTTACCCCGCACGGTACCGAGTGGTTTGATTTGTACAACCCGGCGACGGCGCAGGTTATGGGTCAGGTTCGCCTGGCGGATGAGGTTGACGCTGAACGCGCTATCGCGGCGGCAAAAGCGGCGTTTCCGGCGTGGTCCCGGACCACAAAGCAGGAACGCATCGCCGCGCTGAAGCGCATGCACGCCGCCGTGGCCGCCCGTCACGATGCGCTGCTGGATGCGATTGTTGAGGAGTACGGCGCGCCCGCCTCGCGCTCGGCGTGGATGGCAAGCTATCCGGCAGAGGTGATTGCTCAGGCCATCGAGGCGCTTGAGGCGTTTGAGTTTGTCACCCCAGCAGGTGCCGCAACGGTGCAGATGACGCCGCTCGGCGTGGCCGGGTTGATTACCCCGTGGAACAGCGATGCGGGGTTTATCTGCGGCAAACTGGCGGCCGCGCTGGCGGCGGGCTGCACGGCGGTCATCAAGCCGAGTGAAATAAGCGCCCTGCAAACGCAGATTGTCACCGAAGCGCTGCGCGACGCCGCGCTGCCGCCGGGCGTGTTTAACATCGTCACCGGAAGCGGCGAGACGGTGGGCGAAACCCTCAGCCGCCATCCGGACGTCGCGAAAATCTCGTTCACCGGTTCCACGAATACCGGCAAGGCGATCCTGCGCAACGCGGCGGAAAGCTTTAAGCGCGTCACGCTGGAGTTGGGCGGTAAATCGCCGACGATCCTGCTGGATGATGTGGATATCGCGCAGGCGATCCCGCTGGTGATCCAGGCCGGGTTTATGAACAGCGGGCAGGCGTGCGTGGCCGGGACGCGCATTCTGGTGCCTCACTCGCGCAAGGCGGAGATCGAAACCGCGCTGGCGCAGGCCGTGGCGGCGGTGAAATCCGGCGACCCGCGCAACAGTGCGACAGACGTCGGCCCGATGGTCAGCGAAAAGCAGTGGCTGCGGGTGCAGGGCTATATCCGCAAAGGAATCGAAGAAGGGGCGCGCCTGCTGGCAGGCGGTGAAGGGCGACCGGAAGGCACGCGGGACGGCTGGTTTGTGCGTCCGACGCTGTTTGCCGACGTGAACAACCGGATGACGATTGCCCGTGACGAGATATTCGGCCCGGTGCTGTGCGTGATCCCCTATCGTGACGAGGCGGAGGCGATCGCCATTGCCAACGATACCGAGTACGGCCTGAGCGCGATGGTGCTGGGCTGCGATGTGGCCCGCGCGCGACGCGTGGCACAGCAGATTGTTTCCGGTCGCGTGCTGGTGAACACCCTGGCTCATGAACCGAAAGCGCCATTTGGTGGCTTCAAACACTCCGGCGTGGGGCGCGAGATGGGCGAGTGGGGAATTCGGGCGTTTATGGAGCCGAGGTCGATGGTGGGCTAA
- a CDS encoding antibiotic biosynthesis monooxygenase family protein: protein MIAVLFEAKAAPAHQARYLQLAAELKPLLADIDGFIDIERFQSLTTDGKILSLSWWRDEEAVRRWKQNVFHQAAQAEGRASIFSFYRIRVAQLVREYSFETGGHAACLS from the coding sequence ATGATCGCAGTCCTTTTCGAAGCCAAAGCCGCGCCTGCCCATCAGGCGCGCTATCTTCAGCTTGCCGCAGAGCTTAAGCCTTTACTGGCCGACATCGACGGCTTTATTGATATCGAACGGTTCCAGAGCCTGACGACCGACGGCAAAATCCTCTCTCTTTCCTGGTGGCGGGATGAAGAGGCCGTCCGCCGCTGGAAGCAGAACGTCTTTCATCAGGCGGCGCAGGCCGAAGGGCGGGCGTCGATTTTTTCTTTTTACCGTATTCGGGTGGCGCAGCTGGTGCGGGAATACAGTTTCGAAACCGGAGGGCACGCGGCGTGTCTATCCTGA
- a CDS encoding ArsR/SmtB family transcription factor produces the protein MLKTSLPPDNSAMLEKAIAAVAAAMADPSRVKMLCALMDGRAWTATELSAAADVAPSTASGHLARLVEGQLITCLSQGRHRYYRLAGHDVAALVEQMMGLSWSRITPPETSAPKAMREARTCYDHLAGVVAVQIYDFMQAEGWLEADGSAMTLYGREQFLALGIPLSAHPRRKACCACLDWSERRFHLGGEAGALLLDHLESKGWIQRVAGYREVVVTASGKAAVKRLFSR, from the coding sequence ATGCTTAAGACGAGTTTACCCCCCGATAACAGCGCGATGCTGGAAAAGGCGATTGCCGCGGTGGCGGCTGCCATGGCCGATCCGTCGCGCGTGAAGATGCTCTGTGCGCTAATGGACGGGCGGGCGTGGACGGCCACTGAACTGAGCGCGGCGGCAGACGTTGCGCCGTCGACCGCCAGCGGGCATCTTGCCCGGCTGGTTGAAGGGCAGCTGATTACCTGCCTGTCGCAAGGGCGGCATCGTTATTATCGTCTTGCCGGGCACGACGTGGCGGCGCTGGTGGAACAGATGATGGGGCTTTCGTGGAGCCGCATTACCCCGCCGGAAACCAGCGCGCCGAAAGCCATGCGTGAAGCCCGGACCTGCTACGACCACCTCGCAGGCGTCGTGGCGGTGCAGATCTATGATTTCATGCAGGCGGAAGGCTGGCTGGAGGCTGACGGTTCAGCGATGACACTCTATGGCCGGGAGCAGTTCCTGGCGCTCGGTATTCCGTTAAGCGCGCATCCGCGCCGGAAGGCCTGCTGCGCCTGCCTGGACTGGAGCGAGCGACGGTTTCACCTGGGCGGAGAAGCCGGTGCGTTGCTGCTCGACCATCTGGAAAGTAAAGGCTGGATCCAGCGGGTGGCGGGGTATCGGGAGGTGGTGGTGACGGCGTCGGGAAAGGCTGCTGTTAAGAGGCTTTTTAGCCGCTAA
- a CDS encoding MarR family winged helix-turn-helix transcriptional regulator — MSEEELFCRRPMGMRMAMIVRQWRAVIDDAILDTGLTQSSWTVMMQLHQLGDNVSMSELAEVQGIELPPLMRTLTQLEKQGYLLRTTSPYDKRIRLLTLTPEGKAILKRLTQVIETYQARVSQNIAPEHLDIFSATLNQIACNLRTIREEDNKTEK, encoded by the coding sequence ATGAGTGAAGAAGAACTGTTCTGCCGCAGGCCGATGGGCATGCGGATGGCGATGATCGTGCGCCAGTGGCGTGCCGTCATCGACGACGCCATTCTCGATACCGGGTTAACCCAGTCGAGCTGGACGGTGATGATGCAGCTTCATCAGCTCGGGGATAACGTCTCAATGAGTGAGCTTGCGGAGGTGCAGGGCATTGAACTGCCGCCGCTGATGCGCACCCTGACACAGCTGGAAAAACAGGGTTACCTGCTGCGCACCACATCGCCTTATGACAAGCGCATCCGGCTTCTGACGCTGACGCCTGAGGGAAAAGCCATATTAAAAAGGCTCACTCAGGTGATTGAGACGTATCAGGCGCGCGTATCGCAAAACATCGCGCCGGAACATCTCGACATTTTCAGCGCCACGTTGAATCAAATCGCCTGCAATTTGCGGACAATCCGCGAAGAAGATAACAAGACCGAAAAATAA
- a CDS encoding HlyD family secretion protein: MMTPEQKFARWVRVSIASFLLMFVYFIVADIWIPLTPDSTVMRVVTPVSPRVSGYVAAVHVHNNSQVKKGDLLFELDDTPFRNKVEAAQIALEQARLSNEQLDAQIAAAQASLKTAVLTARNDKVTFDRYQKLSTLQNVSQADLDKVRTTWQSSEQSVSTIQANIRNLRIQRGEREEHRNVTLQKYRNALDEAELNLGWTKVYAQADGTVSNLQLSPGFYASSGSAALALVNNQTDIVADFREKSLRHTHQGTDAAVVFDAFPGHVFRAHVTSSDAGILAGQEAVNGQLSEPETSNRWVRDAQRMRIHVTLDEPLPKHLPTGARATVQLYNSEGPFARFFSGMQIHLVSLLHYVY; the protein is encoded by the coding sequence ATAATGACCCCTGAACAAAAGTTTGCCCGCTGGGTAAGGGTGAGTATTGCCTCTTTCCTGCTGATGTTTGTCTACTTTATCGTCGCGGATATCTGGATCCCGCTGACGCCGGACTCCACTGTGATGCGCGTGGTGACGCCGGTGTCTCCGCGCGTTTCCGGCTACGTGGCGGCGGTACATGTCCATAACAACAGCCAGGTGAAGAAAGGCGATCTGCTGTTTGAACTCGACGACACGCCGTTTCGCAATAAGGTGGAAGCGGCGCAAATCGCGCTCGAGCAGGCACGCCTGTCCAACGAACAGCTGGATGCGCAGATCGCCGCCGCGCAGGCCAGCCTGAAAACCGCCGTGCTGACCGCGCGTAACGACAAAGTGACCTTTGATCGCTACCAGAAGCTGAGCACGCTGCAGAACGTCTCGCAGGCGGATCTGGATAAGGTTCGCACCACCTGGCAGAGCAGCGAGCAGTCCGTCAGCACGATTCAGGCCAACATCCGCAACCTGCGCATCCAGCGTGGTGAGCGCGAAGAACACCGCAACGTGACGCTGCAAAAATACCGTAACGCGCTGGATGAAGCGGAACTCAATCTCGGCTGGACGAAGGTTTACGCCCAGGCGGACGGCACGGTCAGTAACCTGCAGTTAAGCCCGGGCTTTTACGCCTCCTCGGGCTCAGCCGCGCTGGCGCTGGTAAACAACCAGACCGATATCGTGGCCGATTTCCGTGAGAAGAGCCTGCGCCATACCCATCAGGGCACCGATGCGGCCGTGGTGTTTGACGCCTTCCCGGGACACGTTTTCCGCGCCCACGTCACCAGCAGCGACGCGGGGATCCTCGCCGGTCAGGAGGCCGTTAACGGCCAGCTTTCCGAGCCGGAAACCTCTAACCGCTGGGTACGCGATGCCCAGCGGATGCGCATTCACGTGACGCTGGACGAGCCGCTGCCGAAGCATCTGCCGACCGGCGCCCGCGCGACCGTACAGCTCTATAACAGCGAAGGGCCGTTTGCGCGCTTTTTCTCCGGGATGCAGATCCACCTGGTAAGCCTGCTTCACTATGTCTATTAG